Proteins encoded by one window of Chloroflexota bacterium:
- a CDS encoding CoA transferase, whose protein sequence is MARVIDLTNLSGIYATRLLAEVGHDVIRVEPRSGDAIRRMGPYLKEKQDLEHGAFHQFLNAGKRSLALDTSTAAGRWILDRLIGTADVVVANSPLPFDENAITKANPKLVLTAVVDDSDPDICAYARSGLLSITGHPGQRPTLMGGRVYYAATGAYIGVATAAAILVAQETGQGQTVRVSIMECLESLFEQAMVTYASTGKSTERRGFRGAVSAVSGAFPCADGYWMVSLSSSAENWNRFMNWMQDPVLAAQPELADEAERNVKRDFILDRIGAWAAQFKKDDLVVESQSRHIPSAPVTTPFDLARDPQLIDRGFLQTVNHPEFGEVLFPVGAIASLRGSKITLAPTLGQHTSEILEELGYDEIDRRALLESGVV, encoded by the coding sequence ATGGCCCGGGTCATCGATCTCACGAACCTGTCCGGGATCTACGCGACCCGCCTCCTCGCTGAGGTGGGGCACGACGTCATTCGGGTCGAGCCGCGGTCGGGTGACGCCATCCGACGCATGGGACCCTACCTGAAAGAGAAGCAGGACCTCGAGCACGGCGCGTTTCACCAGTTCCTGAATGCGGGGAAGCGCAGCCTAGCCCTCGACACCTCTACGGCCGCCGGACGCTGGATCCTGGATCGGCTCATCGGAACGGCGGACGTCGTCGTCGCCAATTCGCCTCTGCCGTTTGATGAAAACGCGATCACCAAAGCCAACCCGAAGCTGGTTCTCACCGCGGTCGTAGACGACAGCGATCCGGACATCTGCGCGTATGCGCGCTCGGGCCTGCTCTCGATCACCGGTCACCCCGGACAGCGCCCGACGCTGATGGGTGGCCGGGTCTACTACGCCGCAACCGGCGCCTACATTGGAGTCGCCACGGCAGCCGCCATCCTTGTTGCCCAGGAGACCGGGCAGGGGCAGACCGTTCGGGTTTCGATCATGGAGTGTCTGGAGTCGCTGTTTGAGCAGGCGATGGTCACGTACGCGTCCACCGGCAAATCCACCGAACGGCGGGGCTTCCGGGGGGCGGTCTCGGCCGTATCTGGCGCCTTCCCATGCGCCGACGGCTACTGGATGGTGAGCCTGTCGTCTTCGGCCGAGAACTGGAACCGGTTCATGAACTGGATGCAGGACCCAGTGCTGGCTGCCCAGCCGGAGCTGGCCGACGAGGCCGAGCGCAACGTCAAGCGGGACTTCATCCTTGACCGCATCGGGGCCTGGGCTGCCCAGTTCAAGAAGGACGATCTGGTGGTGGAGTCGCAGAGCCGTCACATTCCGTCGGCCCCGGTCACGACGCCCTTCGATCTGGCGCGGGATCCACAGCTGATCGATCGCGGCTTCCTGCAGACGGTGAATCACCCGGAGTTCGGCGAGGTCCTATTCCCCGTCGGCGCCATCGCCAGCCTGCGTGGCAGCAAGATCACACTGGCACCCACGCTGGGCCAGCACACGTCGGAGATCCTCGAGGAGCTCGGCTACGACGAGATCGATCGGCGTGCGCTGCTCGAGAGCGGAGTAGTCTGA
- a CDS encoding thiolase family protein, with protein sequence MTSTGCAIVGSAETEVGRALDRTGLDLKLDAATKAIRDAGLTKTQIDGVVAWQPRREPVPNHSAFVAEQLGIAPRYVADISLGGAACASTVVSAVAAIRAGLASTVLCLGGDGKSSVDGKGRRGRLASHRQDFRNPYGGEGAPILYGLMARRHMHEYGTTSEQLGAVAVACRRHASLNPNSQMRQPITIADHQASPMVVDPLRRLDCSLISDGAGAVVVTSAERARDLPHKVVHILGMATACRYGDVTYQASMTTSAAVEASRAAFGAAGITPEDVDLVELYDCFTHVVLIQIEDYGFCAKGESGSFVEGGRIEIGGQLPVNTHGGLLSQAHVGGMLHITEGVTQIRGDGGERQVENARIAVVSGQCGELGIHVTLVLGSERT encoded by the coding sequence TTGACGTCAACGGGCTGCGCGATCGTCGGCAGTGCCGAGACGGAAGTCGGCCGCGCTCTCGATCGAACCGGGCTGGACCTCAAGCTCGACGCCGCGACCAAAGCCATCCGCGACGCCGGGCTCACGAAGACGCAAATCGATGGCGTGGTCGCCTGGCAGCCCCGACGCGAGCCCGTCCCAAACCACTCGGCGTTCGTTGCGGAACAGCTTGGCATCGCACCGCGCTACGTGGCGGACATCAGCCTCGGAGGCGCCGCCTGCGCCTCGACGGTGGTCAGCGCGGTCGCCGCAATCCGGGCCGGTCTGGCCTCTACGGTGCTGTGCCTGGGCGGCGATGGCAAATCCTCGGTCGACGGGAAAGGCCGCCGCGGGCGTTTGGCGTCGCATCGTCAGGACTTTCGCAACCCCTACGGCGGAGAGGGCGCACCGATCCTGTATGGTCTCATGGCCCGGCGCCACATGCACGAGTATGGGACCACGTCGGAGCAATTGGGCGCGGTGGCGGTCGCCTGTCGGCGGCACGCGAGCCTCAACCCGAATTCTCAGATGCGGCAGCCCATCACCATCGCCGACCATCAGGCGTCGCCAATGGTCGTCGATCCACTGCGGCGGCTGGACTGCTCGCTGATCTCCGACGGCGCCGGCGCGGTAGTGGTCACGAGCGCCGAGCGGGCCCGCGACCTGCCCCACAAGGTCGTCCACATTCTCGGCATGGCGACCGCCTGCCGCTATGGCGACGTGACCTACCAGGCGTCGATGACCACGTCGGCTGCGGTCGAAGCGTCCAGGGCGGCGTTTGGAGCCGCTGGAATCACGCCGGAGGACGTCGACCTGGTCGAGCTGTATGACTGCTTCACCCACGTGGTCCTGATCCAGATCGAGGACTACGGCTTTTGCGCCAAAGGCGAGAGCGGGTCGTTCGTCGAGGGCGGGCGGATCGAGATCGGCGGCCAATTGCCGGTAAACACGCACGGCGGACTGCTCTCGCAGGCGCACGTTGGCGGGATGCTCCACATCACCGAGGGGGTGACCCAGATTCGGGGCGATGGCGGCGAGCGACAGGTCGAAAACGCGCGGATCGCGGTGGTGAGCGGCCAGTGTGGTGAGCTCGGCATCCATGTCACGCTGGTGCTGGGATCGGAGCGGACGTGA
- a CDS encoding Zn-ribbon domain-containing OB-fold protein, translating to MRRPPKPLPIVDHDTKAYWEGCLRGELLLQRCSACGAFRHPPSPMCSGCLSTEHEWVSAKGTGTVYSFVIVRRAFHPAWETDVPYVVAIVELDEGPHIMTNVTDIDPDQIEIGMAVQVWFDQASDAIALPKFRTRQGVTAC from the coding sequence GTGAGACGCCCTCCCAAGCCACTCCCCATCGTCGACCACGACACAAAGGCGTACTGGGAGGGCTGCCTGCGGGGCGAGCTGCTCCTTCAGCGATGCTCGGCGTGCGGCGCGTTCCGCCACCCACCGAGCCCGATGTGTAGCGGCTGCCTCTCGACCGAGCACGAATGGGTGAGCGCGAAGGGCACGGGCACCGTCTATAGCTTTGTGATCGTTCGGCGAGCATTCCATCCGGCCTGGGAGACGGATGTCCCCTATGTGGTTGCCATCGTGGAGCTCGACGAGGGCCCCCACATCATGACGAACGTCACCGACATAGACCCCGATCAGATCGAGATAGGGATGGCGGTTCAAGTCTGGTTCGACCAGGCCTCGGATGCGATCGCGCTCCCCAAGTTCCGAACGCGTCAGGGAGTGACCGCATGCTGA